A stretch of DNA from Promicromonospora sukumoe:
GTACCGGCTGGACCTGGCCACGGGCGAGTGGGCGTGGTCCGACGAGGTGTACGTGATGCACGGCTTCGAGCCGGGCCAGGTCGTGCCGACGACGCCCCTGATGCTCTCGCACAAGCATCCCGACGACCGGGACCGGGTGGACGGCGTGCTGCTGGAGGCGGCCGAGACGGGCCAGCCGTTCAGCTCGGTGCACCGGATCCTCGACGCCGCGGGCGAGACGCGGACGCTCGCGGTGACCGGGCAGGGGCTCCGCGACCCGGAGAGCGGCCGGGTGACGGAGCTGTTCGGGTACTTCATCGACGTCACCGACTCGCACCGGGCGGCGGCGGCACGCGACGCGACGGCCTCCATCCGGGCCTCGGCGCAGCGGCGCGCGGTGATCGAGCAGGCCAAGGGCGTGCTGATGGTGGTCTACGGCGTGGACGAGGAAGAGGCGTTCGGCCTGCTCCGTGAGGCGTCGAACCTGGCGAACATCGCGGTGCGCGACATCGCCCTCACGCTGGTGGACCTGTTCTCCGGCCCGGACGTGACCGTGGTCCCCACCCGCGAGGCGATCGACCGGTTCCTCGCCGACCCGGGCGCCCCGGGCGGCCACTGATCTTTGGCCGGTATGTCCGGGTGGAACCGCCGGGAGGGCGCCGAGTTCACCCGAACATTCCGTGCGTACCGCTCGTCCGAGGTTCACAGTGGACGGGACCCCCGGGTATCGGGGACCTCGAGCGAGGGGCACGGCGATGAGGTCGAAGAACCGTACGATCCTGGTCCTGACGGCAGCTCTCGGGCTGGTGGTGAGCGGCGCGGTGGCGCCCGCGACGGCGGACGAGGAGCCCGCCGAGCTGACCGAGACGCAGTTCATGGACGTCTACGTGACGCCGGACACCGCGTACCAGAGCGGGTCCGGCCGCGTGTACGGCCTCCTGGCCCGCGGCTCCGAGCCGGGGAGCGAGCCCGCGGACTGGGTGCCGCACGAGGGCGCGCCGTTCAGCGTCTACCGCGTGCTCGACGACGGACGCGAGTTCTTCTCCAGCCACGGGCTCGTGAGCGCGAGCGGCGCCTTCGCGTTCAACATCAACCCGCAGCGCACGGCCACGTGGAGCCTCCGCTACTACGGCGACGACACGCACGAGCCCGCGACGGTCGAGGTACGCCAGGAGATCCGGCCGATCAACAGGTGGACCCTCAAGACGTCGGGTTTCACGGTGAACACCGCTCCCCGGGCGGAGGGCCGCGTCTTCGCGCGGGACGTGGTGCTCGGCACCACGCCCGTGAAGGTGCCGCTCGACGCCACGATGGAGAGCTACGGCCAGGGTGACTTCACGCCCTGCTTCCGGAACATCAGCGTCGAGGGCCGGTGGGCGTCCGGCGAGCGGACCAACACCGCCCCGACCCGCTGGACCAACCCGGGCTCCGGCCACACGACGGAGACCTTCCGGGCCACGGACCCCGTCGGCCTCTACGAGATCGGCGCCTGCGGTTCGATGAGCGTGTACACGGAGACGCCGCTGACCGACGACGACGGCGAGATCGCCTCCGAGGACTTCTCGTTCGAGGAGCACAGCCTCGAGGTCTTCCGCCTGCGCCGCGCCAGCCTCGTCACGGCCACCGCGAACAGGACCTCGCTGGACGAGCCCGGCTGGGTCACGCTGACCGGCCGCGTGCGCAAGCTGTCCCTGGCCGCTGACGGCGGCAGCGCCGCGTTCAAGGCCGCCCGCTACACCAACGTGGACGTCTCCTGGATCGTGGGGTCGCGGCCCGAGCTGGAGAAGACGGTGAAGACGGACGCCGACGGCGTCTACAAGGTCCGGGTGTGGACCGACGCGTCCGGCACCTGGCAGGTGGGCAACCGGCAGAACAACGTCAACGCCACCGACGTCAAGAAGGTGCGGGTCACCGTCGGCTGACCCGCCCCGGGCACCGCTCACCGCACCGCTGACGATGGCGGATGTCGCACGGCACCGCCATGATCGGTGCTGTGCGCATCGCCACCTTCAACGTCCAGCACGGCCTCGGCCCGGACGGTCGCGTCGACAACGACCGCCTGGCCGGGGCCGTCGCCGCGCTCGACGCCGACGTCGTCGGGCTGCAGGAGGTCGACCAGGGGCAGGCGCGCTCCGGGGGAGCGGACCAGGCCGCGCTCTGCGCCGAGGCCATGGGCGCCGTCGACCACCGGTTCCGGCCGGCGCTCGCCGGCCCGTTCCGCTACCCCGGCGTCCGACGTCGGGCCCGCCGCCGGGAACGCGACGGCGCCCCCGGCTACGGCATCGCGCTCCTGTCCCGGTACCCCGTCCTGAGCTGGCACGCCGTGCTCCTGCCACCCGCGACGCCGTGGGTCTGGGGCCGCGTGCAGCTCGGCACCGACGAGCCGCGGGTGGCGCTCGCGGCCCGGGTGGACGCGCCGTCCGGGCCGGTCACCGTGGTGTGCACGCACCTCAGCGTGTACAAGTTCTCCGCCGTCGGCCGCGCGGCCGGGCTGGCACGCCGCGTCGTCGGCTACCGCCGTGGCACCCCCGGCGAGCGGCAGGCGGAGCACCAGGTGGACTACCTGCGCCGTCGGCTCGTGGGGCTGCCCCGGCCCCTGGTGCTCCTGGGCGACTTCAACCTGCGCGGTTCCCTGCCCGCCGACCGCACCGGCTGGCGGCCGCTCGCGACGGGCGACACGTTCCCGCGGCACGACCCGCGCTTCCAGATCGACCACGTGCTCCTGGACGACGACGGACCCGGCCGCCTCGGCCCCGTGGAGGGCCGGGCCGTGGACACCGGGGTCTCGGACCACCAGGCCCTGGTCGTCGACCTGACCCTCGCCGGCCCGACGGCGTAGCGCCGCCTACCGAAGCCGCGGTCTCAGGCCACGAAGACGCAGAACGGATGGCCCATCGGGTCGCCGAAGACGTAGAGGGGCTCCTCCGGGTCGTCCGACCGGTCGTAGAGCAGCGTCGCGCCGAGCGCGAGGGCATGGTCGCGGGCCTCGACGAGGGCGTCGACGTCCGGCACCGTCGTGTCGAGGTGGAGCTGTTGCGGGATGCCGGACTCCGGCCAGGTCGACCGCGGCAGGTCGTAGACCTGCTGGAACGCCAGGTGCGCGCCGTCGTCGTTGCGCAGCACGAGCCAGTCGTTGCCGTTCGGGTCGGGTTCGCCCTCGGGCGGCGCCTCGTCGCCGGGGCGGTAGGTGAGCCCGAACAGCTCCCGGTAGAACTCGGCGAGGGCACGGGCGTCCGTGGTGTCGAGCACCACCTGCTGGATGCGCGGGGTCATGAGGCCAGCGCACCACATACCGCGCCGGTCGCAACGGGAGACGCGCGATGCTCCGCGAGATCCGAGGGGAGACACCGGATCTCGCGGAGCGGGCACTACGTGTCAGACGTACAGGTCACCCGGGTGACCTGTACGTCTGACACGTCCGCTCGTCAGGCGGCCTCGGCGTACGCGCGGTAGCCGACGGCGGGCTGCGCCGCGGGCATGCGGTCCGCGAGGCCGGCCGGCACGTGGTCCGGCACCTGGACGGGCGTCACGTCCTCGACGACCGTCAGGACGGGCACCTCCGCGGCCGCCTCCTTGGCGGCGCGCTTCCTGGCGCGGACCACGGTGTAGACCGCGTTCACGCCGATCAGGATGGCGGCCAGGTTCGAGGCGGCGGACGGCCAGATGCCGTTCGCCGCGGCCACGGTGAGCAGGGTCCCGGCCGCCAGCATGTTGGTGCCCTGGAACGCCATCGAGTCCGCGCTCCAGCGACCGCGGCTGACCATGGCATAGGCCACGAGGCCGGCGAGCGCGCCAACCCAGCCGAGGACGGTGACGACCAGCATGAGGGACATGAGAGAACTCCTGGGGAACTTCTCGAAACGATTCGAGGATGTGGCGGAGACCGAGACGCGGAATCCATGGGGGAGGGTGTGGCAGTGGCCCGGGACCCGGGGGTCCGGCTGCCGCCACGGTCAATCATGAGACAGATCTGCGTTCAGCACAATCGAATGTTCGTGACTCCGGGATGTAGCATCGCTACATGGCCACTGACCCGCGCCGACTCGCGTTCCTCCTTGCCGTGCACCGCGCCGGCGGAGTCCTCGCGGCGGCCGACCTGCTGCACGTGACCCCGTCGGCGGTGTCGCAGCAGATCGCCCGGCTGGAGGCCGAGGAGGGCATCGACGTGCTGGACCGGGGCCCCCGCGGCGTCACGCTCACCCCCGCCGGCCGGGTGCTCGCCGACGCCGCCGAGCGCATCGAGGCGGAGCTCGTCCAGGCGCGGCAGGCCGTTGCCGCCCTGGAGGGCGAGCTCACGGGCCGCATCTCGGTCGGGTCCATCCAGACGGCGATCCGTACCGTCATCGCCCCGATGCTCGTCTCGCTCGCGGAACGCCACCCGCACATCGAGGTCGACGTCCAGGAGTACGACCCGATCGAGTCGGTGCGCAAGCTGCGGGCCGGCGACCTGGACGCGGTGGTGCTGGAGCGCGACGTCGCCGTCGACGCCCCGGCGCCGCGGGGCGCGCACGACGTGCCGCTGCTCGACGAGCCGTGGCGCATCGTCGTGCCCACCAGCCTTCCCGAGCCGGAGCGGCTGGACGACCTCGCCGCGCTCGCCTGGGTGGGGCCGCAGGCCGAGTCGGCCGCCGAGCGCGCCCTGAGCAGGCTCGCCGCCCAGCTCGGCACCACCTTCGAGACCCGCCACGCGTACAACGACTTCGACACCGCCATCTCGCTGGTCGCCGCCGGACAGGGCGTCGCGATGCTGCCCGCCCTGGCGCTCCAGCGGGAGGTGCCCGACAACGTCGTCGTCGTGTCGCTCGCCGGGCTCGGCTCGCGCCGGCTCGTGGTGCGGCACCGCCAGAACCGGCACGAGCCCGGCCCGATCGTCCGGGCGGTGGTGGACGAGATGGTCCTCGCGGCCCGAGAGATCGACCTCGGGTAGCGCCCGCTACGATGTCCGCATAACTGAACATCTTCAACGGCCCCGGCCCGACCTCCATCGGCTCGAACCGGGACCGTGCCGCCCGAACCGCGGCGGGAGAGTCCGGCCCCGCGCCGTCGTCGTCCAGACGCCGCGCGAACCGGCGCCGAAGGAGCAATTTCCTCCCCGGGAATCTCTCAGGCCCCCGTACCGCCGCGGTGAGGCAACTCTGGAAAGCGAGCCGCCGCCGCGGTGCCTTGAGCCTGTCGAAGGCCCGGGCCGCCGGGCGCGGGGGCTCCACCGACGGTGCAAGCCGGCGCGTCCCGCCCTTCTCCCCGCTGTCCGGGAGGGATGACGGACCGGCAAAACTCTCAGGTCGACGCATGCCCGCACGCGGGCAGGGTCCGATGACAGAGCGGGGAGGGACCGCAGTCGTCCCCACGCCCTCGGACAGCCAGGAGCCCGCCGTGAGCACGCCCCACCATTCCGACGTCTTCGACCCCGACGTCTTCGCCGACCGGCACCTCGGCCCCCGCGGCCGCGAGGTCCGCGCCATGCTGGACCAGCTCGGCATCGACACGATGGATACCCTCGTCGACCGGGCCGTCCCCAAGGCGATCCGCAGCCAGGCGCCGCTGGACCTGCCGGCCGCCCGCACCGAGGCCGAGGTGCTCGCGCACCTCCGTGAGCTCGCGGGCAAGAACCAGGTCAAGACCCAGATGATCGGGCAGGGCTTCTACGGCACGCACACGCCCGCCGTCATCCGGCGCAACGTGCTCGAGTCGCCCGCCTGGTACACGGCCTACACGCCGTACCAGCCGGAGATCAGCCAGGGCCGCCTGGAGGCGCTGCTCAACTTCCAGACCGCGGTCGAGGACCTCACGGGCCTCGAGATCGCGAACGCCTCCCTGCTTGACGAGGCCAGCGCCGTGGCCGAGGCCGTCGCCCTGATGTGGCGCGCCTCGCGGGCCAAGGAGGGCTACGTCGTCCTGGACGCCGACCTGTTCGGCCAGTCGCTCGCCGTCGCGCGCGGCCGCGCCGAGGCGATCGGCCTCCCCGTCGTGGTCGCGGACCTCTCGGGCGGCCTGCGGGCGGGCCTGCCCGCCGAGCTGCCGGCCGGCCAGCTCGTCGGCGTCGTGCTGCAGCAGGCCGGGGCGTCCGGCCGGGTGCTCGACGCCCGCGCCGTCGTCGCCGAGGCCAAGGAGGCCGGCGCGCTCGTCACCGTAGCCACCGACCTGCTCGCGCTGACGCTCCTGGCCAGCCCGGGCGAGCTCGGCGCCGACATCTCGGTGGGCTCCGCGCAGCGCTTCGGCGTCCCGCTGTTCTACGGCGGCCCGCACGCCGCCTACATGGCGGTGAAGAAGGGCCTGGAGCGGCAGCTCCCCGGCCGACTGGTCGGCGTCTCGATCGACGCCGACGGCGCCGCGGGCTACCGCCTGGCGCTCGCCACCCGCGAGCAGCACATCCGCCGCGAGAAGGCCACGAGCAACATCTGCACCGCGCAGGCGCTGCTGGCCATCGTCGCCAGCATGTACGCGGTCTACCACGGCCCCGAGGGGCTCAAGGCGATCGCGACCCGCGTGCACGGGCACGCCGTGTCTCTCGCCGAGGGCCTGCGCGCCGCCGGCGGCGAGGTCGAGCACGACGTCTTCTTCGACACGGTCCGCGCCGTCGTCCCGGGCAGGGCCCGGGAGATCGCGCGCACCGCGGCCGACGCCGGGTACAACCTGTTCGTGCCGGACGCCGACCACGTGCAGGTCAGCGCCGACGAGACCACGACCGCCCAGGACGTCGCGGCCGTGCTCGCGGTCGTCGCGGGCACGTCGCCCGAGGTGACGGTCCCGGCCGCCGCGTCCGTCCTGTCCGCGGACGTGACCCGCACGACCCAGTACCTCCAGCACCCGATCTTCCACAGCCACCGCTCCGAGACCAGCATGCTGCGCTACCTGCGCAAGCTCTCGGACAAGGACCTGGCCCTGGACCGCACCATGATCCCGCTGGGCTCCTGCACCATGAAGCTCAACGCGACCGCCGAGATGGAGGCCATCTCCTGGCCCGGCTTCGCGGACATCCACCCGTACGCCCCCGTCGACCAGACGCAGGGCTACACCGAGCTCGTCACCGCGCTGGAGAGCCAGCTCGCCGAGATCACCGGCTACGCCGCCGTCTCCGTGCAGCCCAACGCCGGCAGCCAGGGCGAGTTCGCCGGCCTGCTCGCGATCAAGGGCTACCACGCCTCCCGCGGCGAGGAGCACCGCGACATCGTGCTCATCCCGGCGTCCGCGCACGGCACGAACGCGGCGTCGGCGGCGCTCGCGGGCCTGCGCGTCGTGGTGGTGTCCACGGCCGACGACGGCGAGATCCTGCTCGACGACCTGCGCGCCAAGCTCGACCAGCACGGCCCCCAGGTCGCGGGGATCATGATCACCTACCCGTCCACGCACGGCGTGTACGAGGAGCACGTGCGCGAGGTCTGCGACCTGGTGCACGAGGCCGGCGGCCAGGTCTACATCGACGGCGCCAACCTGAACGCCCTGGTGGGCCTGGCCCGGCCGGGCGAGTTCGGCGGCGACGTCTCGCACCTGAACCTGCACAAGACGTTCTGCATCCCGCACGGCGGCGGCGGCCCGGGCGTGGGCCCGGTCGCGGTGGCCGAGCACCTCGTGCCGTTCCTCCCGGGCGACCCGACGCCGGGTCTCGGGCAGGGCGAGGCCGGGGCGGCGGGCATCCCCGTGGCCTCGACGCGCTACGGCTCCGCCGGCATCCTGCCGATCTCGTACGCCTACGTGGCGCTCATGGGACCGGACGGGCTGACCGAGGCGACCAAGGCCGCCGTGCTGACCGCCAACTACGTGGCGAGCCGGCTCGACCCGCACTTCCCCGTGCTCTACACGGGCCCGAACGGGCTCGTGGCCCACGAGTGCATCCTCGACCTGCGCAGGATCACCGCCGAGACCGGCGTGACCGCGGAGGACGTCTCCAAGCGCCTCATGGACTACGGCTTCCACGCCCCGACCCTCGCGTTCCCCGTGCCGGGCACCCTCATGGTGGAGCCCACGGAGTCGGAGGACCTGGCCGAGCTCGACCGGTTCATCGACGCGATGATCGCCATCCGCGGCGAGATCGACGCCGTCGGCGCCGGCACGTGGCCGCGCGACGACAACCCGCTGCACAACGCGCCGCACACGGCGGTGTCGGTCACGACGGACGAGTGGACCAAGCCGTACTCCCGCGAGCTGGCCGCGTTCCCCGTGGCGAGCCTGCGGGCCGCGAAGTACTGGCCGCCGGTGCGCCGCATCGACGGCGCCAAGGGCGACCGCAACCTGGTGTGCTCCTGCCCGCCGGTCGAGGCCTTCGCCGAGTGAGGACCAACCTGCATTTGTCAGACGTACAGGTCACCCCGGTGACCTGTACGTCTGACACGTCGCCGACGAGAGGATCGATCCATGGGTGAGGACCGCAAGACCCCGCTGCACGACGAGCACGTGGCGCTGGGCGCGTCGATGACGCCGTTCGGCGGCTGGCTGATGCCGCTGCGCTACACGTCCGACCTGGCCGAGCACCGCGCCGTGCGCGAGGCCGCCGGCCTGTTCGACCTGTCGCACATGGGCAACATCAACGTGACCGGCCCCGACGCCGCCGCGTTCCTCGACCACGCGCTGGTCGGGTACATCTCGAAGGTCCGCGAGATGGGTGCGCGCTACTCGATGATCTGCGCCGAGGACGGCAGCGTCCTGGACGACCTGATCGTCTACCACGACGCCCCCGGCGAGTACTCCGTCGTCGCGAACGCCGCCAACGCCGAGCTCGTCCTGGCGAAGCTGGGGGAGCGCACCGCCGGTTTCGACGTCGTGCTGAAGGACGTCCAGCCCGGCCAGGCGCTGATCGCGGTGCAGGGCCCGCGGGCCGCCGAGATCATGCTCGCCACGGCCGGTCTCGTGGAGGACGCCGAGATCTCGGGCGGCACCGCGTTCGCCGACCTCAAGTACTACGCGTGCATGGGGATGCGGTTCGAGGGCGAGCCCCTGCTCGTCGGCCGGACGGGGTACACGGGCGAGGACGGGTTCGAGCTCTGGGTCTCCGCCGAGAAGGCCGTCGCGCTCTGGCGCGCGCTGCTCGCCGCGGGCGAGCCCTTCGGGCTGGTCCCGGCCGGTCTGTCGGCCCGCGACTCGCTGCGCCTGGAGGCCGGCATGCCGCTCTACGGCCACGAGCTCGACACCACGACCACGCCCTTCGAGGCGGGGCTGGGCCGCGTGGTGCGCCTCGACAAGGTGTCCGACGACGGCACGCCGATCCCCTTCGTGGGCCGGGACGCCCTGGCCGCGCGCAAGCAGTCGCCGCCCGCGCGCGTGCTCGTCGGGCTGCGCGGCGAGGGCCGCCGCCCCGCCCGCGCCGACCACGAGGTCGTGCAGCGGGGTGTCGGTACCGAGGTGGGCGCCGTCGTCGGGCGCGTGACGTCCGGTGCGCCGTCGCCCACGCTCGGCTACCCGATCGCGCTGGCGTACGTGACGCCCGAGGTGTCGGCCGAGGGCACCGAGCTCGCCGTCGACGTGCGCGGGCGGGCCGAACCGTTCGTGGTGGTGCCCGTGCCGTTCTACCGTCGTCCTCAGAACTGACCTACACGCAAGGAGCTGTCATGGCTGACTTCCCCGAGAACCTGAAGTACACCACCGAGCACGAGTGGCTGGACCAGTCGACCCCCGCCGTCATCGGCGTGACGGACGTCGCGGCCGAGGCGCTGGGCGACGTCGTCTACCTGGAGCTGCCCGAGGTGGGCGCCACGATCGAGGCGGGCTCCGTCGTGGGCGAGATCGAGTCCACCAAGTCGGTGTCCGAGCTCTACTCCCCGGTGAGCGGCACCGTCGCCGAGGTGAACACCGAGGCGGTGGACAACCCGGAGATCGTGAACCAGGACCCGTACGGCAAGGGCTGGCTCTTCAAGGTCGAGGTCTCCGGCACCGGTGAGCTCCTCACCGCGGCCCAGTACGCGGAGCACACCGGGGCCTGACGGGCCCCTCGCTGGTGCCCCCGCAGGCGGGGCCCGGGCGAAACCGCCCCTCGACGTGCAGTTTCATGCGCTCGGGGGGCGGTTTTTATATCGGACTGATAACGGTCAAGAAGTTCTTGCAGAACCGCGTCATGAACCTGCGTCAGCGCCGTTCTTCTCATAGCAGCATCCGTAGGCCGGAACCCCAGAGCCGGCCGCTGTGTGGAGGAAACC
This window harbors:
- a CDS encoding PAS and ANTAR domain-containing protein codes for the protein MNSAPTPDEPAIADEVEEVLAVGSTSPVGRYRLDLATGEWAWSDEVYVMHGFEPGQVVPTTPLMLSHKHPDDRDRVDGVLLEAAETGQPFSSVHRILDAAGETRTLAVTGQGLRDPESGRVTELFGYFIDVTDSHRAAAARDATASIRASAQRRAVIEQAKGVLMVVYGVDEEEAFGLLREASNLANIAVRDIALTLVDLFSGPDVTVVPTREAIDRFLADPGAPGGH
- a CDS encoding endonuclease/exonuclease/phosphatase family protein — its product is MSHGTAMIGAVRIATFNVQHGLGPDGRVDNDRLAGAVAALDADVVGLQEVDQGQARSGGADQAALCAEAMGAVDHRFRPALAGPFRYPGVRRRARRRERDGAPGYGIALLSRYPVLSWHAVLLPPATPWVWGRVQLGTDEPRVALAARVDAPSGPVTVVCTHLSVYKFSAVGRAAGLARRVVGYRRGTPGERQAEHQVDYLRRRLVGLPRPLVLLGDFNLRGSLPADRTGWRPLATGDTFPRHDPRFQIDHVLLDDDGPGRLGPVEGRAVDTGVSDHQALVVDLTLAGPTA
- a CDS encoding VOC family protein, with the protein product MTPRIQQVVLDTTDARALAEFYRELFGLTYRPGDEAPPEGEPDPNGNDWLVLRNDDGAHLAFQQVYDLPRSTWPESGIPQQLHLDTTVPDVDALVEARDHALALGATLLYDRSDDPEEPLYVFGDPMGHPFCVFVA
- a CDS encoding LysR family transcriptional regulator, producing the protein MATDPRRLAFLLAVHRAGGVLAAADLLHVTPSAVSQQIARLEAEEGIDVLDRGPRGVTLTPAGRVLADAAERIEAELVQARQAVAALEGELTGRISVGSIQTAIRTVIAPMLVSLAERHPHIEVDVQEYDPIESVRKLRAGDLDAVVLERDVAVDAPAPRGAHDVPLLDEPWRIVVPTSLPEPERLDDLAALAWVGPQAESAAERALSRLAAQLGTTFETRHAYNDFDTAISLVAAGQGVAMLPALALQREVPDNVVVVSLAGLGSRRLVVRHRQNRHEPGPIVRAVVDEMVLAAREIDLG
- the gcvP gene encoding aminomethyl-transferring glycine dehydrogenase, whose translation is MTERGGTAVVPTPSDSQEPAVSTPHHSDVFDPDVFADRHLGPRGREVRAMLDQLGIDTMDTLVDRAVPKAIRSQAPLDLPAARTEAEVLAHLRELAGKNQVKTQMIGQGFYGTHTPAVIRRNVLESPAWYTAYTPYQPEISQGRLEALLNFQTAVEDLTGLEIANASLLDEASAVAEAVALMWRASRAKEGYVVLDADLFGQSLAVARGRAEAIGLPVVVADLSGGLRAGLPAELPAGQLVGVVLQQAGASGRVLDARAVVAEAKEAGALVTVATDLLALTLLASPGELGADISVGSAQRFGVPLFYGGPHAAYMAVKKGLERQLPGRLVGVSIDADGAAGYRLALATREQHIRREKATSNICTAQALLAIVASMYAVYHGPEGLKAIATRVHGHAVSLAEGLRAAGGEVEHDVFFDTVRAVVPGRAREIARTAADAGYNLFVPDADHVQVSADETTTAQDVAAVLAVVAGTSPEVTVPAAASVLSADVTRTTQYLQHPIFHSHRSETSMLRYLRKLSDKDLALDRTMIPLGSCTMKLNATAEMEAISWPGFADIHPYAPVDQTQGYTELVTALESQLAEITGYAAVSVQPNAGSQGEFAGLLAIKGYHASRGEEHRDIVLIPASAHGTNAASAALAGLRVVVVSTADDGEILLDDLRAKLDQHGPQVAGIMITYPSTHGVYEEHVREVCDLVHEAGGQVYIDGANLNALVGLARPGEFGGDVSHLNLHKTFCIPHGGGGPGVGPVAVAEHLVPFLPGDPTPGLGQGEAGAAGIPVASTRYGSAGILPISYAYVALMGPDGLTEATKAAVLTANYVASRLDPHFPVLYTGPNGLVAHECILDLRRITAETGVTAEDVSKRLMDYGFHAPTLAFPVPGTLMVEPTESEDLAELDRFIDAMIAIRGEIDAVGAGTWPRDDNPLHNAPHTAVSVTTDEWTKPYSRELAAFPVASLRAAKYWPPVRRIDGAKGDRNLVCSCPPVEAFAE
- the gcvT gene encoding glycine cleavage system aminomethyltransferase GcvT, which codes for MGEDRKTPLHDEHVALGASMTPFGGWLMPLRYTSDLAEHRAVREAAGLFDLSHMGNINVTGPDAAAFLDHALVGYISKVREMGARYSMICAEDGSVLDDLIVYHDAPGEYSVVANAANAELVLAKLGERTAGFDVVLKDVQPGQALIAVQGPRAAEIMLATAGLVEDAEISGGTAFADLKYYACMGMRFEGEPLLVGRTGYTGEDGFELWVSAEKAVALWRALLAAGEPFGLVPAGLSARDSLRLEAGMPLYGHELDTTTTPFEAGLGRVVRLDKVSDDGTPIPFVGRDALAARKQSPPARVLVGLRGEGRRPARADHEVVQRGVGTEVGAVVGRVTSGAPSPTLGYPIALAYVTPEVSAEGTELAVDVRGRAEPFVVVPVPFYRRPQN
- the gcvH gene encoding glycine cleavage system protein GcvH, with translation MADFPENLKYTTEHEWLDQSTPAVIGVTDVAAEALGDVVYLELPEVGATIEAGSVVGEIESTKSVSELYSPVSGTVAEVNTEAVDNPEIVNQDPYGKGWLFKVEVSGTGELLTAAQYAEHTGA